A single Paraburkholderia sp. FT54 DNA region contains:
- a CDS encoding pyruvate, water dikinase regulatory protein, translated as MPPTVFIVSDGTGITAETFAHSILSQFDQKFRLVRVPFVDSTEKAYATLEKINEAIVQDGRRPIVFTTLVDSASNQIVKGSNALVLDMFQTFVEPLEQELELKSSHAMGRGHQNADTEEYKNRIEAINFSLAHDDGQSNRNLADADVILVGVSRSGKTPTSLYLAMQYGVKAANYPLIPEDFERGKLPTPLLAHRQKMFGLSIDPQRLSEIRNERRPGSKYAAPENCRYEINEAEAMMRREGIKWLSSTHKSIEEIATTILQEIKLDRPSY; from the coding sequence ATGCCGCCCACCGTATTCATCGTCTCCGACGGTACCGGGATCACTGCCGAAACCTTCGCGCATTCGATCCTCTCCCAGTTCGACCAGAAATTCCGCCTGGTTCGCGTACCCTTCGTCGACTCGACGGAAAAGGCTTACGCCACGCTCGAAAAGATCAACGAAGCGATCGTGCAGGACGGCCGCCGTCCGATCGTCTTCACGACGCTGGTGGACAGCGCGTCGAATCAGATCGTCAAAGGCTCGAATGCGCTCGTGCTGGACATGTTTCAGACCTTCGTCGAGCCGCTCGAACAGGAACTGGAACTGAAGTCGAGCCACGCGATGGGCCGCGGCCACCAGAACGCCGACACCGAGGAGTACAAGAACCGGATCGAGGCGATCAACTTCTCGCTCGCCCACGACGACGGTCAATCGAACCGCAATCTCGCCGACGCCGACGTGATCCTGGTCGGCGTGTCGCGCAGCGGCAAGACGCCGACCAGCCTCTATCTGGCCATGCAATATGGCGTGAAGGCGGCCAACTATCCGCTGATTCCGGAAGATTTCGAGCGCGGGAAATTGCCTACGCCGCTGCTCGCGCATCGGCAGAAAATGTTTGGCTTGTCGATCGATCCGCAGCGGCTTTCGGAGATTCGCAACGAGCGCCGGCCCGGCAGCAAGTACGCCGCGCCGGAGAACTGCCGCTACGAGATCAACGAAGCCGAAGCGATGATGCGGCGTGAAGGGATCAAGTGGTTGTCGTCGACGCACAAATCGATCGAAGAGATCGCCACGACGATCCTGCAGGAAATCAAGCTGGACCGGCCTTCTTATTGA
- the ppsA gene encoding phosphoenolpyruvate synthase — protein MTNAVTVAKDKAYVVPFEQLRMTDVEIVGGKNASLGEMISQLAEAGVRVPTGFATTALAFRDFLHHNNLTERIAKRLETLDVDDVKSLAEAGKEIRQWIVDAPFQPQLEADIRAGFDTLQNSSPEELSFAVRSSATAEDLPDASFAGQQESYLNVVGIEEVLDRMKHVFASLYNDRAISYRVHKGFTHAEVALSAGVQRMVRSDVGAAGVMFTLDTESGFKDAVFITSSYGLGETVVQGAVNPDEFYVYKTTLAQGKYPIIRRSIGSKLIKMEFTKAGEEGRVKTVDVPHEQRNRFSITDEDVIELAKYAVIIEKHYERPMDIEWGKDGRDGKIFILQARPETVKSQAAGKAEQRFKLKGQSNVLATGRAIGQKIGAGPVRVIHDPSEMDRVQPGDVLVADMTDPNWEPVMKRASAIVTNRGGRTCHAAIIARELGVPAVVGCGDATDVLKEGALVTVSCAEGDEGKIYDGLLETEITEVQRGELPPIPVKIMMNVGNPQLAFDFSQLPNAGVGLARLEFIINNNIGVHPKAILEYPNIDQDLKKAVESVARGHASPRAFYVDKLTEGIATIAAAFYPKPVIVRLSDFKSNEYKKLIGGSRYEPDEENPMLGFRGASRYIADDFAEAFQMECIALKKVREEMGLDNVEIMVPFVRTLKQAERVVGLLAKYGLKRGENGLRLIMMCEVPSNAILAEEFLQFFDGFSIGSNDLTQLTLGLDRDSGMELLAVDFDERDPAVKFLLKRAIDTCLRLDKYVGICGQGPSDHPDFAQWLTDEGIKSISLNPDTIIETWQQLADSAKQ, from the coding sequence ATGACTAACGCAGTTACCGTCGCAAAGGATAAGGCGTATGTAGTTCCGTTCGAGCAGTTGCGGATGACCGACGTGGAAATCGTCGGTGGCAAGAACGCGTCGCTTGGTGAGATGATCAGTCAGCTCGCCGAAGCGGGCGTGCGTGTGCCGACCGGTTTCGCCACTACGGCACTGGCTTTCCGCGACTTCCTGCATCACAACAACCTGACCGAACGCATCGCCAAACGTCTCGAGACGCTCGACGTCGACGACGTGAAGTCGCTTGCCGAAGCGGGCAAGGAAATCCGTCAATGGATCGTCGACGCGCCGTTCCAGCCGCAGCTCGAGGCCGACATCCGCGCGGGTTTCGACACCCTGCAAAACAGCTCGCCTGAAGAACTGTCGTTCGCCGTGCGTTCGTCGGCAACGGCGGAAGACTTGCCGGACGCATCGTTCGCGGGTCAGCAGGAAAGCTACCTCAACGTGGTCGGCATCGAAGAGGTGCTTGATCGCATGAAGCACGTGTTCGCGTCGCTGTACAACGACCGTGCCATCTCCTATCGCGTGCACAAGGGCTTCACTCACGCTGAAGTCGCGTTGTCGGCGGGCGTGCAGCGCATGGTGCGCTCGGACGTCGGCGCGGCCGGCGTGATGTTCACGCTGGACACCGAATCGGGCTTCAAGGACGCGGTCTTCATCACGTCGAGCTATGGTCTCGGTGAAACCGTGGTGCAAGGCGCGGTGAATCCGGACGAGTTCTACGTTTACAAGACCACGCTCGCGCAAGGCAAGTACCCGATCATCCGCCGCTCGATCGGCTCGAAGCTGATCAAGATGGAATTCACCAAAGCCGGCGAAGAAGGCCGCGTGAAGACCGTCGACGTGCCGCACGAGCAGCGCAACCGCTTCTCGATCACGGACGAAGACGTGATCGAGCTGGCCAAATACGCCGTCATCATCGAAAAGCACTACGAGCGTCCGATGGACATCGAGTGGGGTAAGGACGGCCGCGACGGCAAGATATTCATCCTGCAGGCGCGTCCGGAAACGGTGAAGAGCCAGGCGGCGGGCAAGGCCGAGCAGCGCTTCAAGCTGAAGGGTCAATCGAACGTGCTGGCCACTGGCCGCGCGATCGGTCAGAAGATCGGCGCGGGTCCGGTGCGCGTGATTCACGATCCGTCGGAAATGGACCGTGTGCAGCCGGGCGACGTGCTGGTCGCCGACATGACGGACCCGAACTGGGAGCCGGTCATGAAGCGCGCTTCTGCCATCGTCACGAATCGTGGTGGCCGCACCTGCCACGCGGCGATCATCGCGCGTGAACTGGGTGTGCCGGCAGTGGTCGGCTGCGGCGACGCGACCGACGTGCTGAAGGAAGGCGCGCTGGTTACGGTGTCGTGCGCGGAAGGCGACGAAGGCAAGATCTACGACGGCCTGCTCGAAACCGAAATCACCGAAGTGCAGCGCGGCGAACTGCCGCCGATTCCGGTGAAGATCATGATGAACGTGGGCAACCCGCAACTGGCCTTCGACTTCTCGCAACTGCCGAACGCAGGCGTGGGTCTCGCGCGGCTCGAGTTCATCATCAACAACAACATCGGCGTTCACCCGAAGGCGATTCTCGAGTATCCGAACATCGATCAGGACTTGAAAAAGGCCGTGGAAAGCGTCGCTCGCGGTCACGCATCGCCGCGCGCGTTCTACGTCGACAAACTGACCGAAGGCATCGCCACGATCGCGGCCGCGTTCTATCCGAAGCCCGTGATCGTGCGTCTGTCGGACTTCAAGTCGAACGAGTACAAGAAGCTGATCGGCGGTTCGCGCTACGAGCCGGACGAAGAAAACCCGATGCTGGGTTTCCGTGGCGCGTCGCGCTACATCGCCGACGACTTCGCTGAAGCGTTCCAGATGGAATGCATCGCGCTAAAGAAGGTGCGTGAAGAGATGGGCCTCGACAACGTCGAGATCATGGTGCCGTTCGTGCGTACGCTGAAGCAGGCGGAGCGCGTGGTCGGGCTGCTGGCGAAGTACGGCCTGAAGCGCGGCGAAAATGGCCTGCGCCTGATCATGATGTGCGAAGTGCCGTCGAACGCGATTCTCGCTGAAGAATTCCTGCAATTCTTCGACGGCTTCTCGATCGGCTCGAACGACCTGACGCAGCTCACGCTCGGCCTCGACCGCGACTCCGGCATGGAACTGCTGGCGGTGGATTTCGACGAACGCGATCCGGCGGTCAAGTTCCTGTTGAAGCGCGCGATCGACACGTGTCTGCGACTGGACAAGTACGTCGGTATTTGCGGCCAGGGCCCGTCGGATCATCCGGACTTCGCGCAATGGCTGACCGATGAAGGCATCAAGTCGATCTCGCTGAACCCGGATACGATCATCGAGACGTGGCAGCAACTGGCAGACTCGGCGAAGCAGTAA
- a CDS encoding NfeD family protein — MAPGGLFWWIGAGVLVVLELLSGTFYLLMIALGCVAAALAHLAGAATDVQFAVAAVVALAAVLLLRRSRFGRRTRKEASRNPDVNLDIGQTLAVPAWHERRARADYRGAAWDVELAAGEPEDAQLYEITEMRGSCLVVVAARHSNTRATAV; from the coding sequence GTGGCGCCAGGTGGATTGTTCTGGTGGATCGGGGCGGGGGTGCTGGTCGTGCTGGAGTTGCTCAGCGGCACGTTCTATCTGCTGATGATCGCGTTGGGCTGCGTGGCGGCCGCGCTGGCGCACCTCGCGGGCGCGGCGACCGACGTGCAGTTCGCGGTCGCGGCCGTGGTGGCGCTGGCGGCGGTCCTGCTGCTCAGGCGTTCGCGGTTCGGCCGCCGAACGCGCAAGGAGGCGTCGCGCAACCCGGACGTCAATCTCGACATCGGTCAGACGCTGGCCGTGCCGGCGTGGCACGAGCGGCGGGCGCGCGCCGATTATCGCGGCGCGGCATGGGATGTCGAACTGGCTGCCGGCGAACCCGAAGACGCGCAGCTCTACGAAATCACGGAAATGCGCGGCAGTTGCCTCGTCGTCGTGGCGGCGCGTCATTCGAACACTCGGGCCACCGCGGTCTGA
- a CDS encoding SPFH domain-containing protein: MDSTIVGAVLLIIVIVLAAQTIKIVPQQHAWVLERLGRYHRTLTPGLSFAFPFVDRIAYKHILKEIPLEVPSQVCITRDNTQLQVDGVLYFQVTDPMKASYGSSNFVFAITQLSQTTLRSVIGKLELDKTFEERDFINHSIVSSLDQAATNWGVKVLRYEIKDLTPPKEILHAMQAQITAEREKRALIAASEGRKQEQINIASGGREAAIQKSEGERQAAINQAQGQASAILAVAEANSQAIQKIAAAIQSNGGMEAVNLKVAEQYVNAFGNLAKQGTTLIVPGNLADMSSMIASALTIVNKGKGATEVR; the protein is encoded by the coding sequence ATGGATTCGACCATCGTCGGGGCGGTGCTTCTGATCATCGTGATCGTACTGGCGGCGCAAACCATCAAGATCGTGCCGCAGCAGCATGCCTGGGTACTGGAGCGGCTCGGCCGTTATCACCGTACGCTGACGCCGGGCTTGAGCTTCGCGTTTCCGTTCGTCGACCGGATCGCTTATAAGCACATCCTCAAGGAAATTCCGCTCGAGGTGCCGAGCCAGGTCTGTATCACGCGCGACAACACGCAGTTGCAGGTGGATGGCGTGCTGTACTTTCAGGTTACCGATCCCATGAAGGCGTCGTACGGGTCGAGCAACTTCGTGTTCGCGATCACGCAGCTGTCGCAAACCACGCTGCGCTCGGTGATCGGCAAGCTCGAACTCGACAAGACGTTCGAAGAGCGCGACTTCATCAATCACAGCATCGTGTCGTCGCTCGATCAGGCCGCGACGAACTGGGGCGTGAAGGTGCTGCGCTACGAGATCAAGGATTTGACGCCGCCCAAGGAAATTCTCCACGCCATGCAGGCGCAGATCACCGCCGAGCGCGAGAAGCGCGCGCTCATCGCCGCTTCGGAAGGGCGCAAGCAGGAGCAGATCAATATCGCGTCTGGCGGCCGTGAGGCGGCGATCCAGAAGTCCGAGGGGGAGCGGCAGGCGGCGATCAACCAGGCGCAAGGTCAGGCGTCGGCGATTCTGGCCGTGGCCGAAGCCAACTCGCAGGCAATTCAGAAGATCGCGGCGGCGATCCAGTCAAATGGCGGGATGGAAGCCGTGAATCTCAAGGTGGCCGAACAATACGTGAACGCGTTCGGCAATCTGGCGAAGCAGGGCACCACGCTGATCGTGCCGGGCAATCTCGCGGATATGAGTTCGATGATTGCGTCGGCGCTGACGATCGTGAACAAAGGGAAGGGCGCGACTGAGGTGCGCTGA
- the smpB gene encoding SsrA-binding protein SmpB — protein sequence MSIIDNRKAFYDYSVEERYEAGLVLEGWEVKALRAGRGQIKEGYVVIKNNELFLIGTHISPLPEASTHINPDPVRTRKLLLHSEEISKLIGKVEQRGYTLVPLNFHYKGGRVKCEIGLAKGKKQHDKRETEKKRDWEREKARLMRSPS from the coding sequence ATGAGCATTATCGACAACAGGAAAGCCTTCTACGACTACTCGGTCGAAGAACGCTACGAAGCAGGGCTCGTGCTCGAAGGATGGGAGGTCAAGGCGCTGCGCGCCGGGCGCGGCCAGATCAAGGAAGGTTACGTCGTTATCAAGAATAACGAACTGTTCCTGATCGGCACGCACATCAGCCCGCTGCCCGAAGCCTCGACCCATATCAACCCCGACCCGGTCCGCACGCGCAAGCTGCTCCTGCATAGCGAAGAGATCAGCAAACTGATCGGCAAAGTCGAGCAGCGTGGCTACACGCTGGTGCCGTTGAACTTCCACTACAAGGGCGGCCGCGTTAAGTGCGAGATCGGTCTGGCCAAGGGTAAGAAGCAGCACGACAAGCGCGAGACTGAGAAGAAGCGCGATTGGGAACGTGAAAAGGCGCGTCTGATGCGCTCGCCGAGTTGA
- a CDS encoding type II toxin-antitoxin system RatA family toxin — MADVQKTVLIRHSAEQMFDLVTDVADYPNFLPWCGGVEIRRRDETGMEAKIDINFKGIKQHFATRNSMERPTRIDMEFADGPFRKFTGFWRFTPLRADACKIEFALHYEFTNIILEKIIGPVFNHIANTFVESFVKRADQRYGKA; from the coding sequence ATGGCAGATGTCCAGAAAACCGTGTTGATCCGCCATTCGGCGGAACAGATGTTCGACCTCGTCACCGACGTCGCCGATTACCCCAACTTCCTGCCTTGGTGCGGGGGAGTCGAAATCCGCCGCCGGGACGAAACCGGCATGGAGGCGAAGATCGATATCAACTTCAAGGGCATCAAGCAGCACTTCGCCACGCGTAACAGCATGGAGCGGCCCACGCGCATCGATATGGAATTCGCGGACGGCCCGTTTCGCAAGTTCACCGGTTTCTGGCGTTTCACGCCGCTGCGCGCCGACGCCTGCAAGATCGAATTCGCGCTGCACTACGAATTCACCAACATCATTCTCGAGAAGATCATTGGCCCGGTGTTCAATCACATTGCCAATACCTTTGTCGAATCGTTCGTGAAGCGCGCCGACCAGCGCTACGGTAAGGCATGA
- a CDS encoding RnfH family protein, translated as MSARLSIEVCYASAGEQALIAVELPAGATLQQALDASGILRRFPQIDLGTQKVGVFGKLKPLDAVLADHDRVEIYRPLLVDPKVSRQRRVEKTRKAGSIEGRRWQNKDSR; from the coding sequence ATGAGCGCGCGCTTGTCGATTGAAGTCTGCTACGCGTCGGCCGGCGAGCAGGCGCTGATTGCCGTGGAATTGCCGGCAGGCGCCACGCTGCAGCAGGCGCTGGACGCGAGCGGCATCTTGCGGCGTTTCCCGCAGATCGATCTGGGCACGCAGAAAGTGGGCGTGTTCGGTAAGCTCAAGCCGCTAGACGCGGTGTTGGCCGACCACGATCGCGTGGAGATTTACCGGCCGTTGCTGGTCGATCCGAAGGTTTCGCGTCAGCGGCGCGTCGAGAAAACCCGCAAAGCGGGTTCGATCGAAGGGCGTCGCTGGCAGAACAAGGATTCGCGATAG